CAGTTTTTCCCTTGTGCTTCACACACACTGTTGTATGCCATAATGGTGCGCCAGCTATCCGCAGGATAGGCGTACCCATGAGCATGTGGATAGGGAACCTCTTGTGGTTCTACATAGGTGTCATGATTTAATCCCATGTTATGACCTAACTCGTGTCCAAAACTGTAGTATCCAGTTGCACAGTCTTTGTCTACAACATTGAAGCCCCAATCCGCAAAAGCTGGGGAAATGGAATCCATCAGCCAAGCTATTCCACAGTAGTTGCCACCATTTTTTACCCAGAAGCTCACTAGGTCAGCTTTGTGGGTATTTCTGAGCGTATGAATACTGTCCAAACAATTATCATTAGATTCAGTAATACAATTTAGATCAGTTTCTAGGTTGCCAGATTCTGCATAAGACATTTCCTGGGTGTGGACTAGCCTGAGTTGTGGTGCAACCGCGCTTTGCGTATACGCATGGTTGGTTTCTGCAATAGCCAAGTCAATCAGTGTCTGCATGGCTGCTGTACCCCCAACGGCTGAACTTGCGTCATCACTGTAGACGACCATCACATCAATCATTGTGCCATCGTCAGCGTGTGCAGGATCTAATGCTGGTGTGGTAAGGCGTTTTGGTGATGGAACCGGTACGGAGGGTTCATCTTCGGGATATTTTGTCACATCAATTTCCTGAATCGCATGGATATCCCTGTCAACAAAGCGGAGATGGTAACGTTTTGTACCTGCTGAGGTGATATTACCCGCTATGTTTTCCCCATTAGCCACGATGATAACTTGACTCAGTGGTTTGTTTTGTAAATGCCCTATCCAAACGATACCTCGTGGGGTTTTTTCAGTGCGTTCATGTACGGCAACGACATTGGTATCGTCAAAGAGGTTGAGTGTTAACAAGGGAGCAGTAGAGGTCAGTAAGTTCTTATCAACTTTGACAAAGCGTGATCTGGTTACGGTATTACCGGGTGTGTAAGGCATATCCCCCAGCGCGGGCGGTGTGAAAAATAAAGCGGATGGTGGAGAGTTATTTGCCCACACACTGCTTGATATGAAAATAATCATAAATCCCAATGCTTTGAGATGACGCATCGTCAGTTTTAGCAAAATACTCATCGTATTATTTCCCCAATTTTTGTCGAATCCTGTTCCTGTAAAATAGTATATTTCTATTGACTCATCAATATTTTTTGTAATATTAAGCATTCATTCACTTTTCTTATAGGGATGGGGGTTTTATGAAAGGTTTATCTTATGTGTTGTTATGCGGCAGCTTTGTAGTGACTTCATCGGCATTAGCGGGTGAAGTGGTCAGCGTGGATAAAAAGGGTTCATTGGCAGTTGCCAAGCTGGGGAGTAAGGATTCAGCATTGGACTATGCCAATGCTAAACCTATACCCCTGCCTGAGGCATCCAATCGACCTTCTAGGTCTCTGCCTGTAACCGGGGGGGCTGCCGACCTTGCACCGAAAAAATCGCGTGTTATTCCGGGTGGGATGGGTGATGGAAAAGAAACACCTGTCCAGTTGTTCACGGATAAGGTTGGTGATCAAGGAATGGGAATGTCATTGGATAGCCCAGGATATGGGTATGAGTATAGTGAGGATATTTTACCGTTTTCAACCTCACGGGTTGATATCCAGAAAGTTAAGCCTGCTCACCCAACGCAACTTTCCAAATCTTACCCTTACTCGGCGGCAGGCAAGCTGTTTTTCAAGGTTGATGGCGATACCTACGTGTGTTCAGCATCCTTGATTCGACCAGGTTTAGTAGTGACAGCAGCACACTGTGTAGCTGGTTTTGGTGAAGACCGATTCTATGATAACTTTGAATTTATTCCCGCTTACTACAATGGCAAAGCGCCTTATGGCAAGTGGACAGCTGAGGATGTTGTTGTTTTCAGTAGTTATTTGCAGGGTACAGCTAACTGTATTGATGGAGTCGTTTGTGATAACGATATAGCTGTCATGCAAATGAAACCTGCTGGCAAAACTTACCCTGGCAACAAGGCAGGTTGGTATGGCATCGGTGTAGATGGTTACAGTTATCTTGATGGGATTGTGCAGATTACCCAGCTTGGCTACCCAGTTTCCCATGATCAAGGAAAGCTGATGCAACGAACCGATAGTGTGGGTATTGTTGATAGCGACAATATTGACAATACTTATATTGGTTCTCGCCAAACAGGTGGTTCAAGTGGTGGGCCGTGGTTAGTCAATTTCGGTCAGGTCGCATCGTTAGGCCAAGGTATCAATGTCGGTTACGATGCTTGGTCAAATGTCGTCGTTGGTGTGACCAGTTGGGGTTGGGGGAATGGTAATGTATACAAAGCACAAGGCGCATCACCATTCACTAGTGATAATATTCTACCCCTAGTGGACTGGTTCTGCCCAGAAGGTGATACCAGTAAATTGTGTAAGTAATGGTTGGACAGCAAAACACGACAATGCTGGTGGTTAAGATTGTCGTGTTTTCTTTTTTATTAAAAAATAAGAAAATCTTATGTATTCTCATAATAAATATAAATTAATTACCTTTACTATAAAATTATTTGATTTATAATTTATTTCAGTAGGTGAAAAAGCCAAAGTTGTAAACACATATTAATAAATGCAGATAACCATCTATTTGCTCCGAGTGGTAGTATTGCACATGGGACATGACACCGCTGTCGTTGCAGCCGCCGTTACCGTCCGCGCTGTCCTCGACAACGCTCTGAGTGCCGCCGAACAGGAACAGGTACTGACGGTACTTAACAGCGGACGCTTTGCTGACCAACCACCCGCCGAAGTGTATGCCACCTTGTTGAGTGAGGGCATCTATTACTGCTCCGTCAGCACCATGTACCGCCTCCTGCGCAAAGTTCGGCAAACCGGGGAAGGCCGTCACCAACGTCAACCCCAAACGCACGCCATGCCGTGCCTGCGAGCCACGCGCTCCAACGACGTGTGGACGTGGGACATCACCAAATTAGCGACTGAACAGCGCGGTGTTTACCTGTCACTGTACGTTATGCTGGACTTGTACAGCCGCTTCATCGTCGCCTGGATGGTCTCCCGCAAGGAGAACAGCCACCTTGCCAAACAACTGATGCAGGAAGCCAGCACCCGTTACCGCACTGGCTTGGGGGAACTCACCCTGCACCAAGACCGGGGCGCACCCATAACGGCTCACGGCTACCTCGACCTGATGGCAGAACTGGAAATCACCTGTAGCCACAGCCGCCCACGGGTCAGCAACGACAACCCCTTCAGTGAAAGCCAGTTCAAGACCTGTAAGCAACAACCCGACTACCCCGGACGCTTTGCCAGTGTCAGCCATGCGCGGGAATGGTTTGCCGACTACGTGGAATGGTACAACTTCGGCCACCAACACAGTGGCTTGGCTTTCTTTACCCCGGCACAAGTGTTCACGAATCGGGTGGGCGAAGTGGCTATCTGCCGCCACACAGCTCTGCAAACCGTTTATGAGACCAATCCAAAACGGTTCATCGACGGTGCGCCTGTCGTCAAGTTGCCGCCCAAGGAAGAGTGGATCAATCCAGCACACCCTGATGAAGCAGATGAAAATATACCGGTAAATTTTCCAACATTGACTGCCGCTAAAAAAGCCATTTTGTAGTTTTATTTTTTAACAGACTGGTCTCAATTTGCTTGACACGTTCCGCTATCGAGATTGCGGATATTGCCCATATCGTGCAAATCGCGCTCAATGTAAGTGCGAATATACGAACTGAACCACAACATGCGCGTTTTAGCGTGTGCAATCGTCTGCACTTCGGGAAACCCGCCCTTGAGCAAATGCGGCACAATATCCGTCACTTGCGCCACCGCCGGAAATGCCGCGCCAGAAAACACATGGTCGATGAAATTGAAACTGCGCCCGTACAACTCGCTGAGGTTCAAGGCATACAAATCCACAATCCCAATACGCCCCGCCAGCGAATCTGAAATGTCGCGAAAACCCTGCAAGCTGCTCGAACCTGTCAGCACAAACCGCCCCGGCGTGCGGTCAAGGTCAATCTGTTCCTTGATGGCAACGAACAACTCCGGCACACGCTGCACCTCATCAATCACCACCGGCTTGGGCAGGCTGAGCACAAACCCTTTCGGGTCAGCCTTGGCACTTTGGTAAGTAGCAATGTCATCCAACGTGACGTAGTGCTCAATCCCCAACTGCAACGCCAGCGTGGATTTGCCCACTTGCCGTGCGCCCGTGATCAGCAAGGACGGGAAATGCGCGAGATAGGCTTGTACATCAGCGGCAATATTGCGGTTTAGCATGAGCTACTCCTGTAAATCTAAGGATCATAATCCTTGAATTTACAGGAGTAGCCTTGTATCTATCAACCTCGCCGCAAACGCCACGCCACTAAGCCACCTAGCAGGAGCAATATCATCTGTGCAAGCGTGGTTCAGTTAATGAAAACTACATCGCCCGATGCAACCACCGAATCTTCAACAAATCGCTAAACATCCGCAGCGAATCCTTAATCGGGTCAACCTTAGAACCGTCCATGTGTTCCCACTTCACCGCCACTTCCTTGATTTTGAAGCCTTGCTTGCGGGCGATGTACAAATGCTCCACGTCAAACCCAAAGCCGTAAATCCGCTGCAATAACGCAATCCGCTGCGCCGCTTCCCGCCGATACGCCTTAAACCCGCACTGCGTATCTTTAATCCCCGGCACTGACAATGTGCGTACTGCCATATTAAAGATCAAACTCATCGCATCTCGATACCACGGCTTTTTTTCCACCTCGGAATCCGCCAGTTTGCGCGAACCAATCACCACATCGAAACCTTGCTCAAAATACGGCAACAGCTTCTCGATTTCCTCAATCGGCGTGGAAAGATCCGCATCGCTAAATAGCACGATGTCGCCGGATGCTTTGATCATGCCGCGTGCAATCGAAAAGCCTTTGCCGACGTTTTTGATGTTTTCCATCAACTGGCCTTCTTCCTGCTCCTTGGTTTCCTTGCCGTAGATGTCGATGAATTTCACCACTTCGGTAGTCAAATCACGGCTGCCATCGTCTACCACAATGATTTCGCTGCGATACGGCTGCTGCGAGAGGTAATCTTTCACCTTGTACAGCGAATCGGCAATCCGGCTTTGCTCGTTGTACGCCGGAATGATAATGGACAGGTAAGGTCGTTCGTTATTCATGATTATTTGCCTTCGTCGGAGTTGCCACCAGCGCCACACCCAGCATGATCAGCACAATTCCCGCTGTTTTTTCCAGCGTGAACGCCTCACCAATCCGAGGCCACAGCACCGCGCCTAAATACACCAAAATATACCCCACACTCAGTAAAGGGTACGCCACGCTCAGTTCAAAATGCCCAAGCACATAAATCCACACCAGCATTGCTATGCCGTAACACACAATGCCCGCCATCACCCACAGCACGCCAAACCACTGTTCCGTGCTCACTGAGCCAGATTGCAACGCCGGGAAAAACGCCGCCAACGCCCCCACCGACTGCATTCCCGCCTTCATGAACAATTGCCCCAATGCGCCGCAAATAATGGACGTTGCCATCAGTAGCCATTTCATAACACGCCTCCCACCAGCAGCGAGATACCTGCCATAATGAACGCCGTTCCCAACCAGCGACGCGGCGGAATGGTTTCGTGAAACAGCCAACGCGCCGCCAGCATCACCACCACGTACCCCATGCTCAACATCGGGTACGCGACGCTCAATTCCAGCTTGCCCAACACCACCAGCCACAACAGCAAGCCCGTGCCGAGAAAGAAAATGCTCAACAAAATATTACGCTTCAACAGCAGTTGCAGCGGCGAACCGCGATGCGTTGCCAAATCCTGTGCCGCGAGTTTCTGGAAAATTTGCGCCGCACTGCTGCACCCAATCGACACGACCAGCAACACGTAAACCCATGCGGGAACGTTAGCCATCACTTTTTCTCCTGCGCTGCATAGCGAATCTCGATGTGGTGCGCTTGTTTGGCTGCCAACGCTGGCAAGCGCACGTTCAAGGTATTGGAATTGCTGCGTTGCCAACCGAAGCCGGATTTATCCGCTGCGGGTACAGGCTTGCCATCCACCAGTACGGCTGCAACTTGCGCAATTTCTGCCAGCACTAACTGTACTTCACGCTGCGCTGGCGCACCTTGATAATCGCCTTGCGCCGCCTCAATCCAAACATGCTGAAGGTCAGCATCACGCTGTTGGCGGATACGGGTAGTGCGGGCTTTGCCCTGTGTGTAGGCGGTGGTTTCGCCATCGTCTTCATACAAGGTAAATGTGCTGGCTTGGCGGTGCGGGAAAACTTTCAGCTTCAATAATGCGGGTTTCTCCATGCTGCCCGGCTTGCGACCAAAGGCATCGACGCTGCTATCACCCACCTCCAACAATGGAATAATCGCCCCCGCCCGCGCATACAGCGGCAAGCGGTACAGCTTATCGTGGAACAGCGGCACATCTTCCAGCCATTCGCCTTTGCTGCTTTGCCATGCGTGGCTGTGGTAATCAAACCATTCGCCTTTGGGCAGGTAAACCCGCATGGTTTTACTATCCGGGCGCGTTTCCAATGCTGCCAGCAATTTGTCACCAATCAGCTTTTGTGCTCCCATGCCACGCAAGGTCGGGTCGGCTTCATCCGCATAAATCGCCGGAGCAATAATCGGATCGCCCACCCGATTCGCCCGATGTGCCAGCGAGTAGTAATAAGGAATCAGCTCATAACGCAGCCGCGTATTGGCAAGATTGCTGGCAATATCGCCCACTTTGTCGGGTGCGGTCTGGTAGCAATTGCACACATTATCCGCGTGCGGGCGTAATGGCAGGTCGATCAATGCGGAAACGGCAAACCAGCGCGTGTACAGTTGATCATAATCCTCTGGCTTACCGTCAAACGAATTGCGGTAAAATCCGCCGGTATCCGACCCGAAATAATCGACACCGGATAAACTCATCTGCATCTGCGCATTCAAATGGGAGGCAAGGTTTTTCAAGCGTGCCGGAATATCCCCCGACCACATCCCCGCGCCGTAACGCTGCATCCCTGCGCCACCTGCGCGTGACAACATAAACGGGCGTTGTTCGTGGTGATGACGCTGATAACCGTCGAAAATCGAGCGATGCCACAGTAAATTGTAGAGGTTATGCACATCGGCATGGCGTGTTTTACCGGGGCTGAAACCGTGATAAACCCCATCAGCGGCAAAATCCATTGGTTCGCCCAAATCCGTCCAATGCCCCAGAACTCCCATGTCCACCAGCGGTTGGCGTTTCCAGTCATGCCAGAATGCGCCCGCTGCCGGATTGCTCCAATCCAACATTCCGCCTTTGCCCCACCAGGGTTTTTTCGCCAGATACACCGGCTGACCGTCAGGCTGTTTCACCAGAAAACCTTTGTCGTGCAGCTTTTGGTGTTCGGGCAAGCCTTTGCTGATGTAGGATTCCTCAATCAACATCACCCCAAGGTGCTGGTCTTGCGCCAGTTGTTTGAGCTTGGCAGCAGGTTCGGGGAAATGGCTTTCATCCCACGTCAATTTGCCCATGCTGCTGTTGTCGGAATTATCGCGGATACCGCCAAACCACTGCAAATCCATCACCATGCCATCCAGCGGGAAAGCGTTTTTCTGCAAGGATTGGCTCACGCCTTCCAGTTCCGCCCAATCGTCGTAACCAAATTCCGACACCCACAACCCAAACAGCTTACGATTAGGAATCAGCGGCTTGCCCACCAATTGCATGTAGCCACGCCGCAAATCCGCCAGTGAATCCCCCACTCGCACGTAAAAACGCAAGTCATCGCCACCGTTTACCCCGACTTTGAACGGGTCGTGCTGGAAATCCCAATTTTGCGGGTAACTGTTATCCAGAAACAACGCCCACGGGGTCGCGTCCTTGCCCAAGGCATACAGAATCGGAAACTGGGTATTGCCCACCAAACCGCCTTGTGCATCCACCATTTGATTCCCGTATTGGCTGCCCGCTACCCGCTTACCCCGTTGTAACCAATCCCCATCGCTGATCCCCGGTGCGGGGTGTGATTGCCCTAAACCGTACAGTTGTTGGGTGTTGCCTTTTGCCATTGCCAGCGTCAGCCAACCCTGTTCACCCGTGCCGGGGCAGAACTGGCTTACCTCGCGTTGTTTGGCTTTGTCATACAGGGTTAAACAGAGTGACGCCTCATCCAAGGTCATGCGCAGACGTTTGCTTTCGCTGATTTGTTTGCCGGATTCGCGACGGCTTTCTGTTTTGAGCGGTTTTTGGGTGGCATCCAGCACGTAAGGGCTGGCGGGAAAGGCGGCTTGCTCACACGCTGCGCCCGTGCGGTAACTGGCTCGCAACCAGCCGGATTCCAACAGTTCCGCCGTCAAACATTCGGTGCCGTGACGCGCCGACAACGGCGAGGCTGCCGCTGTCCCTGCCCATAACAGCAAGAGTGGTGCTATCCAATAAATTTTCATGCCCATCACTTAAACATCGCATCGTCGTTGGTCGGAATGCGCGGCGGTCGGGTACTTTTGTACAGCTCTAATACCCCGCTGTTCCGGCTACTCATCACGGGCGCAGTCCGCCAAGGGATTTCCACAAGCTTTTCATAACCTCTGCTGAGCATAACCCCGCGTAGATCCTGATTGGCTTTGGGTTGAATCAGGTTATTGAGGAAAACATAGCTAAACTTGCTGTCCCAAACCGCTTCGATCGCATCTTTTTTCTCGTATTTGCCATCCCGATTGTTGTCGATCCAGCCCAATTCTTTAATGTGATTCTGCGGCAATTGGCCAAACGCGAGGTAACGCATTAAATACGGATCTTCGCTGGCAATGGTGACATTTTCATCCAATGGCTGCGCCGCCATTGCCGCAATGATCGGGCGCACGTCCGGGTAAGCGGTTTCCATCTCACGCAAAAATCCATGATTCAGCCACACCATCCCCAACACCAAAACCGCGCCAAAAGCTTGCGCCGCCGGTTTGAACCGGAAGTGTTGCAGCCCCTGCCACAACCACCAAGCCATCACCGGCGTGAGGAAAAACAGCGCGTACACCAGATGCTTAAACAGCGAAATCATATTCTGCCCGTGCAAGTGGTAAGCCGCCAAGGGTAATGCCAACACCAGCAACACCAACAAAATCAGCGTGATACGGTCACGCAAGGCTTGCGCACGCCACCGCCACACCTGCCAACCCAATGCACCCAGCCACAACAACAGGGGCAGTGCCAAATACAGCGTTTCCATCCGCAAAATGAACGCATAATTGGCATTAACCCCGTGCGTGCCTTGGATCTGGACACGGTATAACCCCTGCAAATCCTGCCAATGCCACCCGACATACGCGCCCAACACCACGCTCATCCCCAAGCCAAACCAAACGCCCACCACCGGGGATAGCCACAACGCCACCAAAGTCAGCAACGGCACATACACCACCACAATGTATTTACTGGTGACAGCCAATGCACACAACACTGCCGCTGCCAACAACGCCAGATAACGCGCCCGACCTTCCTGACGGCACGCCAGCAATAAGGGGGCAAGCGACAAGCTGAAAAACGCCAAGGCAATAATGTCGTAAGTAGCGAACTTACTGATGAAAATATGCGTTGCCTGTATCGCCAATAACACCACACTCAACCAAGCCACCGCCACGCTATCGAACAACTGACGCGCAAACCGATACATGCCCACCAATGACAATAACCCAAACAACCCGGCTACGGCTCGCGCCCCGCTTAACCCGCCGAGAGATTCACCGATACCGAGGATGTACCAGTTCAAATTCGAGCCAAAAATGTAGAAATACGTCCCCCAAGCTTCACCTGCCAGCAATTGCTTGCCGACAAACAAATAATCGTATTCGTCGATATGCCCGCCGTTAAAACTGAGCATCAAACGCATGGCGACAGAAAACAACACACCGCACGCAATGGCGATGAAAAACACATAAGGCGTATTGCTGGGCTTTGGGGTTGCCACAAGCATTCTCCCTTGGATTATCGTTATAAAGTATTCACGGGATCGGCAATAGCGGGTAGCATCACGCCCTTGCTTAGGGTCATACTAATTAACAATACAGATAATCGCGATATAAAAACTGATGAATGGTGATGCAATTTCGGCACAGGAAAACCTAATCCCATGAACGCAACTAATAATATAGAATTCCACTGTAACCGCCTCGAAACCCTGTCTCCCCTCCAACTCCACGCCATCATGCTGGCGCGACAAACCGTTTTCATCGACGAACAACGCATCTGCTGCGCCGACACCGACTGGCACGACCTGCACGCTTGGCATTTAACCGCTTGGCACGAAGGCAAGCTCGCCGCCTACCTGCGCATCCTCGACCCCGGCAAAAAATACCCCGAACCCGCCATTGGCAGAGTTCTCACCACCCACGCATACCGGCGCATCGGTCTCGGTAAGCGCATTATGCAAGTGGCAATCGACCATTGCACCCGTCTCTACCCCGGACAAGCCATCCGCATCAGCGCCCAAGCCCACCTCGAAACGTTCTACACCCGCCTCGGCTTTATCACCCTTGGCGAGCAATATTTGGAAGAAGGCGTTCCCCACTACGCCATGCTGCACCCCACCGAGGCATAAACCATAACATCACAAATACCGCATTGATTTGACGCAACTAATGCCGAGTTCTAGTATCAACAATAACAAGTAAAAAATAAAACCGTACCGATGGAGGAACAAGCATGAAGAGCGTTGTGATTGCCGGGTACGCCCGCACTCCCTTTACCCCCGCCCACAAAGGCGCATTCGCCAAAGTTCGCCCCGACGATTTAGCGACCGCCGCCATTCGTGGTTTATTAGCCCAAACCGACCTAGACCCCCACGCCATCGAAGACCTGATTCTCGGTTGCGCGTTTCCCGAAGGCGAACAAGGCTTCAATATGGCACGGCTGGTCGCGCTGATGGCCGATTTGCCGTTCGCCATTGGCGGTGTCACCGTCAACCGCTTTTGCGGCTCGTCGATGCAAGCCATCCACCAAGCAGCGGGGGCCATCCAGATGAATGCTGGGGACGTGTTCCTCTGTGCTGGGGTCGAATCCATGACTCGCATCCCCATGACCGGCTTCAACCCCTCCCCCAACCCTGCCTTGTATGCCAAGCTGCCCGCTGCCTACATCAGCATGGGGCAAACCGCCGAAAACCTTGCCAAACGCTACGGCATTTCCCGCGCAGAACAAGAAACCTTCGCCGTTACCAGCCAGCAAAAAGCCGCTGCTGCCCAAGCTGCCGGACATTTTAACGCTGAAATCATCCCCGTTGGCGCAGTCACACAAGACGGTTGCATTCGCCCCGACACCACCGCTGCAACGCTTGCCGGTCTGAAACTGGCGTTCGATGCACACGGTACGGTAACAGCCGGAACCGCTTCCCCGCTCACCGACGGCGCATCCGCCACGCTGGTATGCAGCGAAACCTTCGCCCGTGCACACGGCTTACCTCTGTTAGCACGGATTCGCAGCATCGCCATTTCCGGTTGCGCCCCAGACATAATGGGCATCGGCCCGGTGCTTGCCACGCAAAAAGCCCTGCAACGTGCCGGTTTAACGCTTGCCGATCTCGACATTATCGAACTCAACGAAGCTTTTGCCTCGCAATCTATCGCTTGCATCCGCGACCTTGGGCTGGATGAAAGTAAGATCAACCTCGACGGCGGCGCGATTGCCTTAGGTCATCCACTCGGTGCAACCGGCGCACGCATTACCGGCAAAGCCGCTGC
The sequence above is drawn from the Thiothrix subterranea genome and encodes:
- a CDS encoding InlB B-repeat-containing protein → MLNITKNIDESIEIYYFTGTGFDKNWGNNTMSILLKLTMRHLKALGFMIIFISSSVWANNSPPSALFFTPPALGDMPYTPGNTVTRSRFVKVDKNLLTSTAPLLTLNLFDDTNVVAVHERTEKTPRGIVWIGHLQNKPLSQVIIVANGENIAGNITSAGTKRYHLRFVDRDIHAIQEIDVTKYPEDEPSVPVPSPKRLTTPALDPAHADDGTMIDVMVVYSDDASSAVGGTAAMQTLIDLAIAETNHAYTQSAVAPQLRLVHTQEMSYAESGNLETDLNCITESNDNCLDSIHTLRNTHKADLVSFWVKNGGNYCGIAWLMDSISPAFADWGFNVVDKDCATGYYSFGHELGHNMGLNHDTYVEPQEVPYPHAHGYAYPADSWRTIMAYNSVCEAQGKNCQRLQYFSNPNILKNTVPMGDESTADNHRVLNDVAFTVANFRQTGVDTTPSNFHFTDQSNVALSSVIESDEITISGINTTTNITVSDGEYSINNGIYTDGDGTIENGDKVKVRHTSSANYAVETDTILNVGGIEDTFTSTTLSESSTLNISKTGEGVGTVRGIFSDTNKSAGINCGTDCNETYATDGQTIKLTATPASNSVFTGWSGNCSGLNRICTVAVAGVTDVTADFNLITHKLTVTNAKGGNVTSAPTGIDCGTDCDESYLPNTRVILTASADDGYQFTGWSDACTNKTNTCRLNMTAAKNVTANFTPLFNLSVTKTGTGTGSVKSQPAGINCGADCTEDFLENTKVTLTAKADKGKKFVAWSEGCSGTKTTCKTTLSETKNVSAEFTSQ
- a CDS encoding trypsin-like serine peptidase, with the protein product MKGLSYVLLCGSFVVTSSALAGEVVSVDKKGSLAVAKLGSKDSALDYANAKPIPLPEASNRPSRSLPVTGGAADLAPKKSRVIPGGMGDGKETPVQLFTDKVGDQGMGMSLDSPGYGYEYSEDILPFSTSRVDIQKVKPAHPTQLSKSYPYSAAGKLFFKVDGDTYVCSASLIRPGLVVTAAHCVAGFGEDRFYDNFEFIPAYYNGKAPYGKWTAEDVVVFSSYLQGTANCIDGVVCDNDIAVMQMKPAGKTYPGNKAGWYGIGVDGYSYLDGIVQITQLGYPVSHDQGKLMQRTDSVGIVDSDNIDNTYIGSRQTGGSSGGPWLVNFGQVASLGQGINVGYDAWSNVVVGVTSWGWGNGNVYKAQGASPFTSDNILPLVDWFCPEGDTSKLCK
- a CDS encoding DDE-type integrase/transposase/recombinase, with the translated sequence MGHDTAVVAAAVTVRAVLDNALSAAEQEQVLTVLNSGRFADQPPAEVYATLLSEGIYYCSVSTMYRLLRKVRQTGEGRHQRQPQTHAMPCLRATRSNDVWTWDITKLATEQRGVYLSLYVMLDLYSRFIVAWMVSRKENSHLAKQLMQEASTRYRTGLGELTLHQDRGAPITAHGYLDLMAELEITCSHSRPRVSNDNPFSESQFKTCKQQPDYPGRFASVSHAREWFADYVEWYNFGHQHSGLAFFTPAQVFTNRVGEVAICRHTALQTVYETNPKRFIDGAPVVKLPPKEEWINPAHPDEADENIPVNFPTLTAAKKAIL
- a CDS encoding ATP-binding protein → MLNRNIAADVQAYLAHFPSLLITGARQVGKSTLALQLGIEHYVTLDDIATYQSAKADPKGFVLSLPKPVVIDEVQRVPELFVAIKEQIDLDRTPGRFVLTGSSSLQGFRDISDSLAGRIGIVDLYALNLSELYGRSFNFIDHVFSGAAFPAVAQVTDIVPHLLKGGFPEVQTIAHAKTRMLWFSSYIRTYIERDLHDMGNIRNLDSGTCQAN
- a CDS encoding dolichyl-phosphate beta-glucosyltransferase, with protein sequence MNNERPYLSIIIPAYNEQSRIADSLYKVKDYLSQQPYRSEIIVVDDGSRDLTTEVVKFIDIYGKETKEQEEGQLMENIKNVGKGFSIARGMIKASGDIVLFSDADLSTPIEEIEKLLPYFEQGFDVVIGSRKLADSEVEKKPWYRDAMSLIFNMAVRTLSVPGIKDTQCGFKAYRREAAQRIALLQRIYGFGFDVEHLYIARKQGFKIKEVAVKWEHMDGSKVDPIKDSLRMFSDLLKIRWLHRAM
- a CDS encoding EamA family transporter, which produces MANVPAWVYVLLVVSIGCSSAAQIFQKLAAQDLATHRGSPLQLLLKRNILLSIFFLGTGLLLWLVVLGKLELSVAYPMLSMGYVVVMLAARWLFHETIPPRRWLGTAFIMAGISLLVGGVL
- a CDS encoding TIM-barrel domain-containing protein — translated: MKIYWIAPLLLLWAGTAAASPLSARHGTECLTAELLESGWLRASYRTGAACEQAAFPASPYVLDATQKPLKTESRRESGKQISESKRLRMTLDEASLCLTLYDKAKQREVSQFCPGTGEQGWLTLAMAKGNTQQLYGLGQSHPAPGISDGDWLQRGKRVAGSQYGNQMVDAQGGLVGNTQFPILYALGKDATPWALFLDNSYPQNWDFQHDPFKVGVNGGDDLRFYVRVGDSLADLRRGYMQLVGKPLIPNRKLFGLWVSEFGYDDWAELEGVSQSLQKNAFPLDGMVMDLQWFGGIRDNSDNSSMGKLTWDESHFPEPAAKLKQLAQDQHLGVMLIEESYISKGLPEHQKLHDKGFLVKQPDGQPVYLAKKPWWGKGGMLDWSNPAAGAFWHDWKRQPLVDMGVLGHWTDLGEPMDFAADGVYHGFSPGKTRHADVHNLYNLLWHRSIFDGYQRHHHEQRPFMLSRAGGAGMQRYGAGMWSGDIPARLKNLASHLNAQMQMSLSGVDYFGSDTGGFYRNSFDGKPEDYDQLYTRWFAVSALIDLPLRPHADNVCNCYQTAPDKVGDIASNLANTRLRYELIPYYYSLAHRANRVGDPIIAPAIYADEADPTLRGMGAQKLIGDKLLAALETRPDSKTMRVYLPKGEWFDYHSHAWQSSKGEWLEDVPLFHDKLYRLPLYARAGAIIPLLEVGDSSVDAFGRKPGSMEKPALLKLKVFPHRQASTFTLYEDDGETTAYTQGKARTTRIRQQRDADLQHVWIEAAQGDYQGAPAQREVQLVLAEIAQVAAVLVDGKPVPAADKSGFGWQRSNSNTLNVRLPALAAKQAHHIEIRYAAQEKK
- a CDS encoding phospholipid carrier-dependent glycosyltransferase, encoding MATPKPSNTPYVFFIAIACGVLFSVAMRLMLSFNGGHIDEYDYLFVGKQLLAGEAWGTYFYIFGSNLNWYILGIGESLGGLSGARAVAGLFGLLSLVGMYRFARQLFDSVAVAWLSVVLLAIQATHIFISKFATYDIIALAFFSLSLAPLLLACRQEGRARYLALLAAAVLCALAVTSKYIVVVYVPLLTLVALWLSPVVGVWFGLGMSVVLGAYVGWHWQDLQGLYRVQIQGTHGVNANYAFILRMETLYLALPLLLWLGALGWQVWRWRAQALRDRITLILLVLLVLALPLAAYHLHGQNMISLFKHLVYALFFLTPVMAWWLWQGLQHFRFKPAAQAFGAVLVLGMVWLNHGFLREMETAYPDVRPIIAAMAAQPLDENVTIASEDPYLMRYLAFGQLPQNHIKELGWIDNNRDGKYEKKDAIEAVWDSKFSYVFLNNLIQPKANQDLRGVMLSRGYEKLVEIPWRTAPVMSSRNSGVLELYKSTRPPRIPTNDDAMFK
- a CDS encoding GNAT family N-acetyltransferase produces the protein MNATNNIEFHCNRLETLSPLQLHAIMLARQTVFIDEQRICCADTDWHDLHAWHLTAWHEGKLAAYLRILDPGKKYPEPAIGRVLTTHAYRRIGLGKRIMQVAIDHCTRLYPGQAIRISAQAHLETFYTRLGFITLGEQYLEEGVPHYAMLHPTEA